The Methylomusa anaerophila genome has a segment encoding these proteins:
- a CDS encoding 2-oxoacid:acceptor oxidoreductase family protein codes for MIYEIIMAGFGGQGVMLMGQLLTYAGMLEDKKVSWIPSYGPEMRGGTANCSVIISDEPIGSPIVTEPTLVVAMNLPSMDKFESALQSGGVLIINSSLIEREVRRDDIKVFKVPANDIAAELGNIKTANMVIVGALIGATGIVAAEAVLKAFAKMFAKKPELLAINEQAIKRGMQFIQK; via the coding sequence ATGATCTATGAAATAATTATGGCTGGGTTCGGCGGCCAGGGTGTTATGTTAATGGGACAACTATTAACCTATGCCGGGATGCTTGAGGATAAAAAAGTTTCTTGGATTCCGTCCTACGGACCGGAGATGCGCGGTGGAACAGCAAACTGTTCGGTAATCATTTCCGATGAACCTATTGGATCTCCGATCGTGACCGAGCCTACTTTGGTTGTAGCAATGAATCTGCCCTCAATGGATAAATTTGAATCTGCTTTGCAGTCAGGGGGCGTACTCATCATAAACAGTTCATTGATTGAGAGGGAAGTTAGGCGAGATGACATAAAAGTTTTTAAAGTTCCGGCTAATGATATAGCAGCTGAGTTAGGTAATATAAAAACTGCTAATATGGTAATCGTTGGCGCTCTTATCGGCGCAACCGGCATAGTGGCGGCAGAAGCCGTACTTAAGGCTTTTGCAAAAATGTTTGCAAAAAAACCTGAATTGCTTGCTATTAATGAACAGGCAATAAAGCGAGGTATGCAGTTTATACAAAAATAG
- a CDS encoding class I SAM-dependent methyltransferase, translating into MAHDLLGDFKAYSLAGTEREVRFITSVLNLPTGAAILDLYCGYGRHAIELAKLGYQIKGVDGTQDFLDIALQKAKEAHVDIDFLQCDMRLLSFYQQFDAVINMFAAFGYFSDQENADVIKLVAQSLRPSGLFLIDLLNRDWMVRNNLNRYWRHPNGEYVLSYKVELQNGIATMKRQLINQVTGNKIQYEFVLRAYSLPEMTNILANSGFKILAAYGGFDGRTYSAETPRMIILAEKE; encoded by the coding sequence GTGGCTCATGATTTACTAGGTGATTTCAAAGCGTATTCTTTAGCCGGAACAGAACGAGAAGTGCGCTTTATTACCAGTGTATTGAATTTGCCAACAGGAGCAGCAATCTTAGACCTATATTGCGGTTACGGACGACACGCTATCGAACTGGCCAAATTAGGATATCAAATTAAAGGAGTAGATGGCACTCAAGATTTTTTGGATATTGCCTTACAAAAAGCAAAAGAAGCTCACGTCGACATTGATTTTTTACAATGCGATATGCGCTTACTAAGTTTTTACCAGCAGTTCGATGCTGTAATCAATATGTTTGCTGCCTTTGGATACTTTAGTGATCAGGAAAATGCTGATGTTATTAAACTCGTTGCCCAATCTTTACGACCTAGCGGATTATTTTTGATCGACTTGCTAAACCGAGACTGGATGGTTCGTAATAATCTTAACCGTTATTGGCGTCACCCAAATGGTGAATATGTACTTTCGTATAAGGTTGAACTGCAAAATGGTATTGCTACAATGAAACGTCAATTAATCAATCAGGTCACCGGTAATAAAATTCAGTATGAATTTGTTTTACGGGCCTACTCTCTACCGGAAATGACCAATATTTTAGCCAACAGTGGTTTCAAGATCCTTGCGGCATATGGCGGTTTTGACGGCCGGACCTATAGTGCCGAAACCCCGCGTATGATTATATTGGCAGAGAAGGAATAA
- a CDS encoding patatin-like phospholipase family protein has translation MIITINNHKRQAHRKKIGVALSGGSIRGSAHIGVLQALNDHNIPVDFIAGSSAGAIVASLYACGYSPIQMKKLLQSLQVQELIDLKVTTADLFKHGLKWMLSGKVHFWSVFPTGLIKGEKIERYLADLLQQRTIRDTKIPLAITAVDIISGDTVFFTSPLPNNRTILNARYYHNALLYEAIRASISIPGIFFPKKYRNMALVDGGVKNNLPTDILKYMGADVIIGVDLGYNGQQNYEIEKMGEVLLRCIEIMGREVTLLKGQQYADIMIRPQTIEVSFKDMKQALNCIYHGELATLEKIPEIKKLL, from the coding sequence ATGATAATCACTATAAATAACCATAAACGACAAGCACATAGGAAAAAAATAGGGGTAGCTCTAAGTGGCGGCAGCATCCGCGGTTCAGCTCATATTGGAGTATTACAGGCACTCAATGATCATAACATTCCTGTAGACTTTATTGCTGGTTCCAGTGCGGGAGCGATAGTGGCCAGTCTATACGCCTGCGGCTATAGTCCCATACAAATGAAAAAACTTCTTCAATCGCTTCAGGTACAGGAATTAATCGACTTAAAAGTAACAACAGCAGATCTCTTCAAACACGGACTTAAATGGATGCTTAGCGGCAAAGTCCATTTTTGGTCTGTATTTCCTACCGGTCTTATCAAAGGGGAAAAAATTGAACGTTATTTAGCGGACTTGCTCCAGCAACGTACCATAAGAGATACAAAGATCCCGCTTGCCATTACAGCTGTGGATATTATTTCTGGAGATACCGTATTTTTTACCTCACCACTCCCAAATAACAGAACAATACTAAACGCCAGATACTACCATAATGCGCTTCTTTATGAGGCGATTAGGGCAAGTATTTCCATTCCCGGTATTTTTTTTCCCAAAAAATACCGTAATATGGCATTGGTAGATGGAGGCGTCAAAAATAATCTGCCAACTGATATTTTAAAATATATGGGGGCGGACGTAATTATCGGCGTTGATCTTGGCTACAACGGTCAACAGAACTATGAAATAGAAAAAATGGGCGAAGTATTGCTCCGTTGTATAGAGATCATGGGAAGAGAAGTTACATTATTAAAAGGCCAGCAATATGCAGACATAATGATTCGCCCGCAGACGATTGAAGTCAGTTTTAAAGACATGAAACAAGCGTTAAATTGTATATATCATGGCGAATTAGCAACTTTAGAAAAAATTCCGGAAATAAAAAAATTATTATAA
- a CDS encoding chymotrypsin family serine protease, which yields MKKLDIPLLFRELVKQDQDENIVGAGLGHKYMRGKDTGENAVTVLVRKKVPRNELKRGSIISRKIGNLPTDVIEVGDIQLQNDRDDHNDRTKALRPAQPGVSIGHYKVSAGTFGAVVRDRSTGEILILSNNHVLANLTNGTDGRAIKGDPVLQPGLYDGGEKESSTIAYLHRFIPLYRDINRPNCKIAHMFESFLNAGIRYFQPHYRVQILRESEKLNRVDCAVAVPVHPDAINPEILELGLIKGVKEPQIGMKIKKSGRSTGITSSHVIATDVTFKVGISQHEYGIFTDQVLAGPMSMPGDSGSIILTDDNYAVGLLFAGSEQATMLNKIANVLDSLNIIF from the coding sequence ATGAAAAAGCTGGACATTCCACTGTTATTTCGCGAATTAGTAAAGCAGGATCAAGATGAGAATATTGTAGGTGCCGGATTAGGGCATAAATATATGCGGGGAAAAGATACAGGAGAAAATGCCGTAACTGTTCTTGTTAGAAAAAAAGTACCAAGAAACGAATTAAAACGAGGTTCAATCATTTCAAGAAAAATCGGGAATCTTCCGACAGATGTTATTGAAGTGGGTGACATCCAACTGCAAAACGACCGTGACGACCACAATGATCGTACAAAAGCATTACGTCCGGCCCAACCCGGGGTGAGTATCGGACATTATAAGGTATCGGCAGGAACTTTTGGCGCAGTTGTACGAGATAGAAGTACAGGTGAAATACTCATCTTATCAAATAACCATGTACTTGCTAACTTGACTAACGGCACAGATGGGCGCGCCATAAAAGGGGATCCGGTTTTGCAGCCTGGTTTATATGATGGAGGAGAAAAGGAATCATCTACGATAGCCTACTTGCATCGTTTTATTCCGTTATATCGTGATATAAACCGTCCAAACTGTAAAATTGCTCACATGTTTGAATCATTTTTAAATGCCGGTATCCGATATTTTCAACCTCATTATCGAGTGCAAATATTGAGAGAAAGCGAAAAACTAAATCGAGTTGACTGCGCGGTTGCAGTTCCGGTACATCCGGATGCAATAAATCCAGAAATTCTAGAACTGGGATTAATCAAAGGAGTAAAAGAACCGCAAATCGGAATGAAAATAAAAAAAAGTGGCCGCAGTACGGGAATTACCTCAAGTCATGTAATTGCCACCGATGTAACTTTCAAGGTTGGAATAAGCCAACATGAATATGGGATATTTACCGACCAAGTGCTGGCAGGTCCAATGAGTATGCCTGGCGATAGCGGGTCAATCATACTAACTGACGACAACTACGCTGTGGGACTTTTATTCGCCGGTTCCGAACAAGCTACGATGCTTAATAAAATTGCCAACGTATTGGATAGTCTAAATATTATATTTTAG
- a CDS encoding spore coat protein, whose protein sequence is MSYMRRYYSSESRQNRLSDRDMLADLINTEKHISHLYEHAIMESTHSHVYNFMEDMQRDEHDNAFTLFQAMQQRDWYNPSSKQTDQYNTDQYNNENNNETRKQKFLQNRKKSIMNKAKTKSIQF, encoded by the coding sequence ATGTCTTATATGAGACGATATTATAGCAGTGAGAGTCGTCAAAACCGCTTATCCGATCGGGACATGTTAGCCGATCTGATAAATACTGAAAAACATATTTCGCATCTATATGAACATGCGATTATGGAATCAACACACTCTCATGTTTACAATTTTATGGAAGATATGCAGCGTGATGAGCATGATAACGCCTTTACCTTATTTCAGGCTATGCAGCAACGTGACTGGTATAATCCATCAAGCAAGCAAACAGATCAATATAATACAGATCAATATAATAATGAAAATAATAATGAAACCAGAAAACAAAAGTTCCTACAAAATCGTAAAAAATCTATCATGAATAAAGCAAAAACAAAATCAATTCAATTCTAA
- a CDS encoding ferritin-like domain-containing protein: MSQGIAFQQLSQKEKTYLEDALQMENLILTKYSVYADQCEDRELKNMLFSIAKNKRQHADKIKQMLGLPSLNQKIIKR; the protein is encoded by the coding sequence ATGTCTCAGGGAATTGCATTTCAACAGCTTTCACAAAAAGAAAAAACCTACCTTGAAGATGCGCTTCAGATGGAAAATCTAATATTAACGAAATATAGTGTTTATGCCGATCAATGCGAAGATCGGGAATTAAAGAATATGCTTTTCAGCATAGCTAAAAATAAACGCCAGCATGCGGATAAAATAAAACAAATGTTAGGATTACCAAGCCTAAATCAAAAGATTATAAAGAGGTGA
- a CDS encoding LysM peptidoglycan-binding domain-containing protein translates to MKYGRRNQRIQSVFKFVIGILALLFFGSGYSDALAVHNYGFGFNSGSAEYQYRTVQVKFGDSVWTIAGNYISKQDDIRQVVNTIIKINQLNHTAQVFPGQVLKIPVKPSDGFKTVKQNVYNNDSSNDPI, encoded by the coding sequence ATGAAATATGGGCGAAGAAACCAAAGAATCCAATCAGTCTTTAAATTTGTGATCGGTATATTAGCCTTATTATTTTTTGGCAGCGGTTACTCTGATGCTTTAGCCGTACATAATTATGGTTTCGGTTTTAATTCAGGATCAGCGGAATATCAGTATCGGACCGTTCAGGTTAAATTTGGTGACTCTGTGTGGACTATTGCCGGAAACTATATATCGAAACAGGATGATATTCGTCAGGTAGTTAATACAATTATTAAGATTAATCAATTGAATCATACTGCTCAGGTTTTTCCTGGGCAGGTTCTAAAAATACCAGTTAAGCCATCGGATGGTTTTAAAACCGTAAAACAAAATGTGTATAATAACGATTCAAGTAACGATCCAATATGA
- the lexA gene encoding transcriptional repressor LexA: MSVNNKEFLLNTRQKQILTYIKDTLRAKGYPPSVREIGEAVGLSSSSTVHSYLSKLEEMGFIRRDPTKPRAIDVLDEAPWRYKRMVPVPLVGRITAGEPILAVENIEETYPLPTELIGNDENIFMLTVQGNSMVDAGILDGDYVLVREQNVARNGEIVVALVDREEATVKRFYKEKDYVRLQPENAAFQPIFSRDVTILGKVVGIFRKL, translated from the coding sequence GTGAGTGTTAATAATAAAGAATTTCTACTAAATACTCGCCAGAAACAAATATTAACATATATTAAAGATACACTACGCGCTAAAGGGTACCCCCCCTCGGTACGGGAGATTGGTGAAGCTGTCGGATTAAGTTCCAGTTCAACAGTACATAGCTATTTATCAAAATTAGAGGAAATGGGCTTTATTCGTCGCGACCCTACCAAGCCCCGTGCTATTGATGTCTTGGATGAAGCCCCATGGCGCTATAAGCGAATGGTACCGGTACCGCTTGTCGGGCGTATTACTGCCGGCGAACCAATATTAGCGGTTGAGAATATTGAAGAAACATATCCGTTACCTACAGAATTAATTGGGAATGATGAGAATATTTTTATGCTGACTGTTCAAGGAAACAGCATGGTTGATGCGGGCATTTTAGATGGCGACTATGTTCTGGTAAGGGAACAAAACGTAGCTAGAAACGGTGAGATAGTCGTTGCGCTTGTAGACAGAGAAGAAGCTACTGTCAAGCGTTTTTATAAAGAAAAGGACTATGTTCGGCTACAACCTGAAAATGCTGCTTTTCAGCCTATTTTCTCCCGTGATGTCACTATTTTGGGTAAAGTTGTTGGGATATTTCGCAAATTATAA
- a CDS encoding VanW family protein, protein MNIILLFSSVSVLAASTAFLVTDEIYQGVTVGDINVGGLSVQQAEQKILAFFKVKFERPYIQVIFQDNVRSISAQDIDLNIDAAKLAKEAYLVGRTGSTFTRFKERYLSINQGHQLQLALTYNQDKLYSIFRTIARTVDREAKDAKLKVTGVGKTIEVVPEVVGYKVDLAKSMAEAAANLNTRPFLNLNLTVEEIVPAVCAKDLTEIDGLVSSYTTYFNPADQNRTQNILLAAKSVSDILVRAGEIFSFNNTVGLRLARHGYKEAPVYIDGKLVPDWGGGVCQVSSTLYNAILLADYDIEERTAHFRPPAYVPIGQDATVADNLLDFKFKNNSPHNIYITSEVMGNHLTINIYGKRITDPPQIQIIAADQKVVEPNTVIRQDSNLEYGKEIVEDEGEKGLCVTTYRIKKIDGKVVKQELLAIDEFPPVDRVVRMGTKIK, encoded by the coding sequence TTGAATATTATTCTGCTTTTTAGTTCAGTCAGTGTGTTGGCAGCTAGTACTGCTTTTTTAGTCACCGACGAGATATACCAGGGTGTTACCGTTGGCGATATTAATGTTGGCGGCTTGTCGGTACAACAAGCTGAACAAAAGATATTAGCATTTTTTAAGGTCAAATTTGAGAGACCGTATATTCAGGTGATCTTTCAAGATAATGTCCGATCTATATCGGCTCAGGACATTGATCTTAACATTGATGCAGCCAAACTGGCAAAAGAAGCTTATCTAGTTGGTAGAACAGGGAGCACCTTTACGAGATTCAAAGAAAGGTATTTGAGTATTAACCAGGGCCACCAATTGCAGCTGGCTTTAACTTATAACCAAGACAAACTATATAGTATATTTCGAACGATTGCGCGGACCGTTGACCGCGAAGCAAAAGATGCGAAACTAAAAGTTACAGGAGTCGGAAAAACAATTGAGGTTGTTCCGGAAGTTGTCGGTTATAAAGTTGATTTAGCAAAAAGCATGGCAGAGGCAGCTGCCAATTTAAATACTCGCCCTTTTTTAAATCTTAACTTAACTGTAGAGGAAATTGTTCCGGCGGTTTGTGCAAAGGATTTAACTGAAATTGACGGCTTGGTCTCATCTTACACGACATATTTTAACCCGGCAGATCAAAACCGGACTCAAAATATACTATTGGCGGCTAAAAGTGTTAGTGATATTCTGGTTAGAGCTGGAGAAATATTTTCTTTCAATAATACGGTAGGACTTCGTTTAGCCCGGCATGGATATAAAGAAGCTCCTGTTTATATTGACGGTAAACTAGTTCCCGACTGGGGCGGCGGGGTGTGTCAGGTGAGCAGTACCCTGTATAATGCAATACTACTGGCAGATTATGACATTGAAGAACGTACGGCCCACTTTCGTCCACCTGCGTACGTACCCATTGGACAAGATGCTACAGTTGCTGATAATCTGCTGGATTTTAAATTTAAAAATAACTCACCGCACAATATATATATTACAAGTGAAGTTATGGGTAATCATTTGACTATAAATATATACGGAAAACGAATCACTGATCCTCCGCAAATACAAATAATTGCTGCCGACCAAAAAGTGGTCGAACCCAATACGGTTATTAGACAGGATTCTAATTTGGAATACGGAAAAGAAATTGTTGAAGATGAAGGAGAAAAGGGCCTTTGCGTTACCACATATCGGATCAAGAAAATTGACGGTAAAGTTGTTAAGCAAGAACTACTGGCTATAGATGAATTTCCACCAGTAGACAGAGTAGTACGTATGGGCACTAAAATTAAATAA
- a CDS encoding PRC-barrel domain-containing protein encodes MKKSAEIVGLSVVSITEGKECGRVKDILIDHTHGTVAALVIDDGKWYFGAKLLPFEVINGIGEYAVTIDNSSDLLPVTEQEELEKLLLADIKVIDTKVLTKGGQILGKITEVFVDPTGKISICEMVKDDGEIVHIPAERVLTFGKDVLIIVEENDIAGVTDQSIIESKPTHISEPITEIRVQQSVMETTAAVPTVTPSAGEEQSEEHSADDSAKRFDDKHRKFLLGKKASRPVEADNGTLIIDRGEDVTEEVLQKAKVAGKLVELSMSIQYEHDFLY; translated from the coding sequence ATGAAAAAAAGTGCTGAAATTGTTGGTTTGTCAGTCGTAAGCATTACTGAAGGCAAGGAATGCGGTAGGGTAAAAGATATTCTGATTGACCACACTCACGGTACGGTTGCTGCTTTGGTAATTGACGATGGAAAATGGTATTTTGGTGCGAAGCTGTTGCCATTTGAAGTGATTAATGGGATCGGGGAATATGCCGTAACCATTGATAATAGCAGTGATTTGTTACCCGTAACAGAACAGGAAGAGCTAGAAAAGCTTCTTTTAGCTGATATTAAGGTAATAGATACTAAAGTTCTTACTAAGGGTGGCCAAATTTTAGGAAAAATAACGGAAGTTTTTGTTGATCCTACCGGGAAAATCAGCATATGCGAGATGGTGAAAGACGACGGAGAAATAGTCCATATACCTGCTGAACGAGTTTTGACATTTGGTAAGGACGTATTGATTATCGTGGAGGAAAACGACATTGCTGGTGTCACAGATCAATCTATAATTGAGAGTAAGCCTACTCATATATCCGAGCCAATTACAGAGATTAGAGTGCAACAGTCTGTAATGGAAACAACAGCAGCTGTTCCAACTGTGACTCCTTCTGCTGGCGAAGAGCAATCTGAAGAGCATTCTGCTGATGATTCTGCAAAACGTTTTGATGACAAACACCGCAAGTTCTTGCTGGGTAAAAAAGCAAGTCGGCCGGTTGAAGCTGACAACGGAACATTAATTATCGACCGGGGAGAAGACGTTACGGAAGAAGTACTCCAAAAGGCAAAAGTAGCAGGTAAGCTTGTTGAACTTTCAATGAGCATACAATACGAGCATGACTTTCTATACTAA
- a CDS encoding tetratricopeptide repeat protein: protein MFVGGIGVEYVIIGLVAILATTLIVYKLANCILGINLRLRPLILCAGFSMILSLILPHMVVGFAGLTGTLALLAVFALFFAYFVAYYDGNLVEQHEKTNLQNHSDDLRIHIPLSDLGELSAAVTDRDFEIKDEKHISAQVKIRTITDGSIYAVAVNEITSDQSNKAKEVAVTCGENKNNTSGVSREGNFSQAEGEDNPNIVENEQPATIADGPLNDTKPASDSLDDLLDYAFWHKERRYFDSALSAFQKALKLYPGSEAAPFLVVEVGDLFKHRGAYDEAISIFIEGRNLPQLKNDVLLEQEFISTIAYLRIIKNVLVQHCLGSIPYSLIPESIRYEIDEEFREWRKLT, encoded by the coding sequence TTGTTTGTTGGTGGTATTGGCGTGGAATATGTAATAATCGGTTTAGTGGCAATTTTGGCTACAACGCTTATTGTTTACAAATTAGCTAATTGCATATTAGGTATTAACCTGCGGCTGCGCCCGTTGATTTTGTGCGCTGGTTTTTCTATGATATTAAGCCTTATTCTGCCGCACATGGTTGTAGGTTTTGCCGGCCTCACAGGTACCTTGGCCTTGTTAGCTGTGTTTGCCTTATTTTTTGCCTATTTTGTTGCCTATTATGATGGGAATTTAGTTGAGCAACATGAGAAAACTAATCTGCAAAATCATTCAGATGATTTACGAATACACATCCCGTTGTCTGATTTAGGTGAGCTTTCCGCTGCAGTTACAGATAGAGATTTTGAAATTAAAGATGAAAAACATATTTCGGCGCAAGTTAAGATTCGTACCATTACTGACGGTTCAATTTATGCTGTTGCAGTCAATGAAATCACAAGTGATCAAAGTAATAAAGCTAAAGAAGTTGCTGTCACTTGTGGCGAAAACAAAAATAATACCAGCGGCGTATCCCGTGAAGGTAATTTTAGCCAAGCAGAGGGAGAGGATAATCCCAATATAGTGGAAAATGAACAGCCGGCAACAATAGCGGATGGACCATTAAACGATACTAAGCCTGCTTCTGATTCTTTGGATGATTTACTTGACTATGCTTTTTGGCACAAAGAAAGGCGATATTTTGATTCGGCACTAAGCGCTTTTCAGAAAGCTTTGAAGCTTTATCCAGGGAGTGAAGCGGCTCCGTTTTTAGTGGTGGAAGTTGGGGACTTGTTTAAACATAGAGGAGCATACGACGAAGCAATCAGTATTTTTATAGAAGGACGAAATTTACCCCAATTAAAAAACGACGTATTACTTGAACAAGAGTTTATCAGCACCATTGCTTATCTGAGAATAATAAAAAATGTATTAGTTCAACATTGCTTAGGTTCAATCCCCTATAGTTTGATTCCCGAATCAATTCGATATGAAATTGACGAAGAGTTTCGCGAATGGAGAAAATTAACTTAG
- a CDS encoding methionine gamma-lyase family protein, which produces MKHMWQEMSTMYEFSYEFSRELMKMRHEALEQVKATFTSVEEIAEQNTAKVLQAFRKHQISDYHFRTTTGYGYGDAGRSKLDEVWADLCGTEKALVRTQFASGTHALTCVLFGILRPGDELLAVTGAPYDTMQTVIGNKKHVPGSLKEQGVSYAELPMVENGVDIASLAKYINKKTKMVLIQRSRGYSMRKPLSIEEIGEICNAVKSIKADCICFVDNCYGEFVETIEPTAGGADILAGSLIKNPGGGIAPAGGYIAGRTELVELAGYRLTAPGLGGEIGASLIEPRLLFQGLFLAPHIVAQALKGAIFAASLFTQIGYRTLPRPNDRRSDIIQAIELGSPQKMIAFCQGLQRYSPVDAHVCPVPSPMPGYSDQVIMAGGTFVQGSSIELSADGPLRSPYTVYIQGGLTFEHTVIGVLGAASAVLKL; this is translated from the coding sequence ATGAAACATATGTGGCAGGAGATGAGTACAATGTATGAATTTTCGTATGAATTTTCGCGAGAGTTAATGAAGATGCGGCACGAAGCATTAGAACAGGTTAAGGCAACATTTACCTCTGTTGAAGAAATTGCTGAACAAAATACTGCCAAGGTATTACAAGCGTTTCGCAAACATCAGATTTCTGATTATCATTTTCGTACTACCACCGGTTATGGATATGGCGATGCCGGCCGCAGTAAATTAGATGAAGTATGGGCGGATTTATGCGGAACCGAAAAAGCATTGGTAAGAACTCAATTTGCCTCTGGAACACATGCTTTGACATGTGTCCTATTTGGGATATTACGCCCAGGAGATGAATTGTTAGCTGTTACAGGCGCTCCCTATGACACCATGCAAACTGTTATCGGCAACAAAAAACATGTCCCCGGGTCATTGAAAGAGCAAGGTGTAAGTTACGCCGAACTTCCAATGGTAGAAAATGGCGTGGATATTGCAAGCTTAGCGAAATATATCAATAAAAAGACCAAAATGGTCCTAATTCAACGTTCCCGTGGTTACAGTATGCGTAAGCCATTAAGTATTGAAGAAATTGGCGAGATTTGTAACGCTGTTAAAAGCATAAAGGCTGACTGTATTTGCTTTGTTGACAATTGCTATGGTGAATTTGTGGAAACGATAGAACCCACCGCAGGCGGCGCTGATATCCTGGCAGGTTCTTTAATCAAAAATCCAGGTGGCGGTATAGCTCCCGCGGGTGGATATATAGCGGGACGTACAGAACTGGTTGAATTGGCAGGTTATCGTTTAACAGCTCCTGGCCTTGGCGGTGAGATTGGAGCTTCGCTGATTGAACCCCGCTTATTGTTTCAAGGTTTATTCTTAGCTCCCCATATTGTGGCCCAAGCTCTGAAGGGAGCTATATTTGCAGCGTCCTTATTCACCCAGATAGGCTATCGTACACTTCCCCGGCCGAATGACCGACGAAGTGATATTATTCAGGCTATTGAGTTAGGTTCACCTCAAAAAATGATTGCTTTTTGCCAAGGGTTACAACGTTACTCACCGGTGGATGCTCATGTTTGCCCTGTGCCTAGTCCAATGCCGGGTTATAGCGATCAAGTGATTATGGCAGGGGGGACGTTTGTGCAAGGTTCATCAATAGAATTAAGTGCCGATGGACCTCTACGCAGTCCATACACCGTTTATATTCAGGGGGGCCTTACTTTTGAACATACAGTAATAGGAGTGCTAGGAGCGGCAAGCGCCGTTCTTAAACTGTAA